One genomic region from Candidatus Thiopontia autotrophica encodes:
- the cobI gene encoding precorrin-2 C(20)-methyltransferase yields MSKQGKLIGVSVGPGDPGLITRRGWELLSNPEMVWTYPARNEKSDSFALGIVQRSGLEMPEEHTRLVFPMTHDLEKLSKAWLRAAKTVLDILNRGKDVLFLVEGDASTYSTFGHLAKSVKGLDENVEVETIAGVSSFNAAAASVQLPIAEVDDTMAILPAGYGVSTVEKLLDDFDSLVLMKVKPLMDDLIEMLESRGLLESSVFVERVGAPDERVVHDLRTLRGEKVNYLSLLLVKNPGRVKGEIKRGCRKR; encoded by the coding sequence ATGAGCAAGCAGGGAAAGCTGATAGGAGTATCTGTGGGCCCGGGTGATCCGGGGTTGATTACCAGAAGAGGGTGGGAGTTGTTGAGCAATCCAGAGATGGTATGGACCTATCCTGCACGCAATGAAAAGAGTGACAGTTTTGCGCTTGGTATTGTGCAGCGCTCAGGACTGGAGATGCCAGAAGAGCATACCAGACTTGTTTTTCCCATGACTCATGATCTCGAGAAGTTATCAAAGGCCTGGCTACGGGCCGCTAAGACGGTTCTGGATATTCTCAACAGGGGCAAGGATGTACTGTTTCTGGTTGAGGGTGATGCATCCACCTATTCTACCTTCGGTCACCTGGCAAAGAGCGTTAAGGGGCTGGATGAGAATGTAGAGGTTGAGACTATTGCTGGGGTCTCCTCATTTAATGCTGCTGCCGCCTCGGTACAGCTGCCGATTGCAGAGGTTGATGACACCATGGCCATCCTGCCTGCAGGGTACGGCGTATCCACAGTAGAGAAGTTGCTGGATGATTTCGATAGTTTGGTGTTGATGAAGGTTAAGCCACTGATGGATGATCTGATAGAGATGCTTGAGAGCAGAGGGCTATTGGAGAGCTCTGTCTTTGTAGAGCGTGTAGGAGCGCCAGATGAGAGAGTGGTGCATGATCTCCGCACCCTGCGTGGAGAGAAGGTTAACTACCTCTCTCTTCTTCTGGTCAAGAATCCAGGCAGGGTTAAAGGCGAGATCAAAAGAGGATGCAGAAAAAGATGA